A region of Equus przewalskii isolate Varuska chromosome 29, EquPr2, whole genome shotgun sequence DNA encodes the following proteins:
- the PDGFB gene encoding platelet-derived growth factor subunit B isoform X1 has translation MNRCWALFLSLCCYLRLVSAEGDPIPEELYEMLSDHSIRSFDDLQRLLHGDSVDEDGAELDLNLTRSHAGGEPDSLSRGRRSLGSLAVAEPAMIAECKTRTEVFEISRRLIDRTNANFLVWPPCVEVQRCSGCCNNRHVQCRPTQVQLRPVQVRKIEIVRKKPTFKKATVTLEDHLACKCETVGAARPVTRNPGSSQEQRAAKTPQTRVTIRTVRVRRPPKGKHRKFKHTHDKKALKETLGA, from the exons GGGGACCCCATTCCTGAGGAGCTCTACGAGATGCTGAGCGACCACTCGATCCGCTCCTTCGATGACCTCCAGCGCCTGCTGCACGGAGACTCCGTAG ATGAAGACGGGGCCGAGCTGGACCTGAATCTGACGCGGTCCCATGCTGGAGGCGAGCCGGACAGCTTATCCCGCGGGAGAAGGAGCCTAG GTTCCCTGGCCGTTGCCGAGCCAGCCATGATCGCCGAGTGCAAGACTCGCACCGAGGTGTTCGAGATCTCCCGGCGCCTCATCGACCGCACCAACGCCAACTTCCTGGTGTGGCCGCCCTGCGTGGAGGTCCAGCGCTGCTCCGGCTGCTGCAACAACCGCCACGTGCAGTGCCGGCCCACCCAGGTGCAGCTGCGGCCCGTGCAG GTGAGAAAGATCGAGATCGTGCGGAAGAAGCCGACATTCAAGAAGGCCACAGTGACTCTGGAAGACCACCTGGCCTGCAAGTGTGAGACGGTGGGGGCCGCACGACCCGTGACCCGAAACCCCGGGAGTTCCCAGGAGCAGCGAG cAGCCAAGACGCCTCAAACTCGGGTGACCATTCGGACGGTGCGCGTCCGCCGGCCCCCCAAGGGGAAGCACCGGAAGTTCAAGCACACACATGACAAGAAGGCACTGAAGGAGACCCTCGGAGCCTAG
- the PDGFB gene encoding platelet-derived growth factor subunit B isoform X2, giving the protein MNRCWALFLSLCCYLRLVSAEGDPIPEELYEMLSDHSIRSFDDLQRLLHGDSVDEDGAELDLNLTRSHAGGEPDSLSRGRRSLGSLAVAEPAMIAECKTRTEVFEISRRLIDRTNANFLVWPPCVEVQRCSGCCNNRHVQCRPTQVQLRPVQVRKIEIVRKKPTFKKATVTLEDHLACKCETVGAARPVTRNPGSSQEQRAKTPQTRVTIRTVRVRRPPKGKHRKFKHTHDKKALKETLGA; this is encoded by the exons GGGGACCCCATTCCTGAGGAGCTCTACGAGATGCTGAGCGACCACTCGATCCGCTCCTTCGATGACCTCCAGCGCCTGCTGCACGGAGACTCCGTAG ATGAAGACGGGGCCGAGCTGGACCTGAATCTGACGCGGTCCCATGCTGGAGGCGAGCCGGACAGCTTATCCCGCGGGAGAAGGAGCCTAG GTTCCCTGGCCGTTGCCGAGCCAGCCATGATCGCCGAGTGCAAGACTCGCACCGAGGTGTTCGAGATCTCCCGGCGCCTCATCGACCGCACCAACGCCAACTTCCTGGTGTGGCCGCCCTGCGTGGAGGTCCAGCGCTGCTCCGGCTGCTGCAACAACCGCCACGTGCAGTGCCGGCCCACCCAGGTGCAGCTGCGGCCCGTGCAG GTGAGAAAGATCGAGATCGTGCGGAAGAAGCCGACATTCAAGAAGGCCACAGTGACTCTGGAAGACCACCTGGCCTGCAAGTGTGAGACGGTGGGGGCCGCACGACCCGTGACCCGAAACCCCGGGAGTTCCCAGGAGCAGCGAG CCAAGACGCCTCAAACTCGGGTGACCATTCGGACGGTGCGCGTCCGCCGGCCCCCCAAGGGGAAGCACCGGAAGTTCAAGCACACACATGACAAGAAGGCACTGAAGGAGACCCTCGGAGCCTAG
- the PDGFB gene encoding platelet-derived growth factor subunit B isoform X4, giving the protein MLSDHSIRSFDDLQRLLHGDSVDEDGAELDLNLTRSHAGGEPDSLSRGRRSLGSLAVAEPAMIAECKTRTEVFEISRRLIDRTNANFLVWPPCVEVQRCSGCCNNRHVQCRPTQVQLRPVQVRKIEIVRKKPTFKKATVTLEDHLACKCETVGAARPVTRNPGSSQEQRAKTPQTRVTIRTVRVRRPPKGKHRKFKHTHDKKALKETLGA; this is encoded by the exons ATGCTGAGCGACCACTCGATCCGCTCCTTCGATGACCTCCAGCGCCTGCTGCACGGAGACTCCGTAG ATGAAGACGGGGCCGAGCTGGACCTGAATCTGACGCGGTCCCATGCTGGAGGCGAGCCGGACAGCTTATCCCGCGGGAGAAGGAGCCTAG GTTCCCTGGCCGTTGCCGAGCCAGCCATGATCGCCGAGTGCAAGACTCGCACCGAGGTGTTCGAGATCTCCCGGCGCCTCATCGACCGCACCAACGCCAACTTCCTGGTGTGGCCGCCCTGCGTGGAGGTCCAGCGCTGCTCCGGCTGCTGCAACAACCGCCACGTGCAGTGCCGGCCCACCCAGGTGCAGCTGCGGCCCGTGCAG GTGAGAAAGATCGAGATCGTGCGGAAGAAGCCGACATTCAAGAAGGCCACAGTGACTCTGGAAGACCACCTGGCCTGCAAGTGTGAGACGGTGGGGGCCGCACGACCCGTGACCCGAAACCCCGGGAGTTCCCAGGAGCAGCGAG CCAAGACGCCTCAAACTCGGGTGACCATTCGGACGGTGCGCGTCCGCCGGCCCCCCAAGGGGAAGCACCGGAAGTTCAAGCACACACATGACAAGAAGGCACTGAAGGAGACCCTCGGAGCCTAG
- the PDGFB gene encoding platelet-derived growth factor subunit B isoform X3 yields MLSDHSIRSFDDLQRLLHGDSVDEDGAELDLNLTRSHAGGEPDSLSRGRRSLGSLAVAEPAMIAECKTRTEVFEISRRLIDRTNANFLVWPPCVEVQRCSGCCNNRHVQCRPTQVQLRPVQVRKIEIVRKKPTFKKATVTLEDHLACKCETVGAARPVTRNPGSSQEQRAAKTPQTRVTIRTVRVRRPPKGKHRKFKHTHDKKALKETLGA; encoded by the exons ATGCTGAGCGACCACTCGATCCGCTCCTTCGATGACCTCCAGCGCCTGCTGCACGGAGACTCCGTAG ATGAAGACGGGGCCGAGCTGGACCTGAATCTGACGCGGTCCCATGCTGGAGGCGAGCCGGACAGCTTATCCCGCGGGAGAAGGAGCCTAG GTTCCCTGGCCGTTGCCGAGCCAGCCATGATCGCCGAGTGCAAGACTCGCACCGAGGTGTTCGAGATCTCCCGGCGCCTCATCGACCGCACCAACGCCAACTTCCTGGTGTGGCCGCCCTGCGTGGAGGTCCAGCGCTGCTCCGGCTGCTGCAACAACCGCCACGTGCAGTGCCGGCCCACCCAGGTGCAGCTGCGGCCCGTGCAG GTGAGAAAGATCGAGATCGTGCGGAAGAAGCCGACATTCAAGAAGGCCACAGTGACTCTGGAAGACCACCTGGCCTGCAAGTGTGAGACGGTGGGGGCCGCACGACCCGTGACCCGAAACCCCGGGAGTTCCCAGGAGCAGCGAG cAGCCAAGACGCCTCAAACTCGGGTGACCATTCGGACGGTGCGCGTCCGCCGGCCCCCCAAGGGGAAGCACCGGAAGTTCAAGCACACACATGACAAGAAGGCACTGAAGGAGACCCTCGGAGCCTAG